A window of Gemmatimonadaceae bacterium genomic DNA:
AGCACTCCAGCGGGGGGAGTGTGCGCCGCGGGGCGATCACCAAGACGGGCAACGCGCATCTCCGGCGCGTGCTGGTCGAAGCGGGGTGGGCGTATCGCCGCGGCCCGGCCACCACCGGCGCCCTGCGACACCGTCAGGCGGACCAACCGCCGGGCGTGGTCGTCCTCGCGACCAAGGCGCAACACCGCCTGTGCCACCGCTACCGCACGTTAGTCGCCAAAGGGAAACCTCCGCTCTATGTCGCGACCCTCGTGGCCCGCGAACTGCTCGGCTTCATTTGGGCGAGCGGACGACGAGGTCGAAGCCGGCATGGCAAGCACAGGGGAGACGGAGGTCCGCCGCCTCGCGGCCTCATGTTGCACCATGGGTGATGCGCCTCGCTCGGACCTAACCGGCGGACAAGGCGCGTTCTGTCCCGGAGGCACCCTCCCTGCGTCATCACCGGAGCGCACGCCGTATTGCGTCGGCGCTCCGGTGGGGAGGCGAGACCGCGTGACTCGTATCAGTCGGGAGCCCCGGCCCGCTGCGCGAGACCGTTCGCGAGTACCACCTCGAACGGCGACGGTACGGCGACGCAGGTCCTGCGACGCCTAGCGTCGTGGTCGTTGCAGGAGGTCGGCAGATGGCATCGAGACTTCAACCCATTGGGCGGCCGTGAACTCGTTCAGCGCCCCCGCTGGTTGCAGGGCAATGCGGTCCAGGACAGCCTGTGCCCTTGCCTGTTCGACAGACGTCAGCACCCCAAGGGGCGTCACCACTGTCGTGCCACGCACTTGACGATCAAGCGCGCTGTCCGCTCGTACGCGTTTGAGCCATGCGAGCGCCGCCCCGAGTCGGGCCGCCGTGGCGTTCGACCGCTCGAGGATAACGCGGTCAACGGGATACGCGGCGGATCGGCGCCTGACCGCCAAGCCTCTTCGTCCGAGCCCGCCGTCGGGTATAACGGCGATCACGACAAGTTCGATGCCGCTTGGCCGGCTCGGGGCCGTGCCGAGTGCGGCCAGCTGTTGTCCGAGCGGTGTCGAGGGGTCGGCCCCGATGACCGCCCGTCCTGGCGTCAACAGGAGGCGCCGAAGGGAGTCACTCCCGGACCCCGAGATGTTCGCCAGCAGGGAGTCCGCGATGGCGCGTGTCATGTTGTATGTCGTGTCCCGACCCAAGGCGGCGGCCACGTCCGGCGTACGCTTCGCCGGCGTTGGGGGAACAGCCGGGTGCTCGTTCAGTCGGCACGCCGCGACCAGGAGTAGGGTCCCGATGCCGAGACGACGCCCGATCGCCGTGCTAGTAGTTGTATGGACCATAGCAGACCCAATCCTCCGTGTTGTCGCTCCAATACGTGATGTAACAGATGTAGTAGTAGTGCTCAGTGCCCGATCCCCCGCCCCCGCCGCCTCCCTCGCCGCCGCCGCCGCCGCCACCACCGCCGGACGTTGGGCATCCCGAGGGATCGTCTACGTGGCTGCCGTCCGCGCAGGTGACGAACTCGTCGGTTTGGGTCACACTGGCGATGGTCAGATTCTCGTAGTACTCATAGACATGGATCCACCATCCGGTCATGTCGATGCACTTCGTGCGTGTCGCAGAGGCCTTCATCTTCGACGTGGCGTGCCCTTCGCCCAGCACCGAATTGTAGAACCATCCCGGAGGGAAGCTGTACTTGGCGCGCGGGAGGGCGTCTTCGCCGGGGGACAGATGTTGAAGGACGACCGCCGTACCGTAGACCCAGTAGTCGATCCCGTAGACGGATGTCTGGCCGCCAAAGATTACGGAGGAAGGGCAGGGTCCGACGAACGGAGGGGCGGGGAAGAGGCGCGGCGCGGCGAGCGCCGCAGGCGCGCTCAAGAGCAACGCGACGAGCACCGTGGCAAGGCGCATGAAAGGGCGCGTGCCCGGCGAATCGTGTGGGCCGCGGACTCGCGCTGGGGCGAGGAGCGCCACACCCCTCTGCGCCCGGAGCGGCGGAGGTGACATCGCTGGAGCGGTCATCATCATCCTTGGTGGGTTATGGGTGAGCCAGAATCGCGAAGCCAAGCCATTGGCACATTCTCCCACGACGAATGGGTCGTCGCCCTTCGTGCTTTATCCGGGCGGAGCGCGGCCGAGGTCGAGGTGTGGCTCCAGGAGGCAGCGGACGCGGCACCCGGCGCGGGCGATCTGCGGATGCCGGCATTGACCCCCGCTGTTCTCTGGGCGTTGAGCCTCGGCGCCGACGCAACGCGCGACAAACTCCGGGCGCACTTGGCGGGGCTCTCGGACGAGTCGCGCCGCGCGCTGTGGCAGCACGAACCGCGATTGCAGGTCTGGTACGAGCAGGTTGCCTAGGCTGCGTACGCGCGTCGAGTGCGCAATGATCTTCTGTGGGACGCCGTGCAGCTGCGCGTGGACCCGCTTCGACTCGAGTCCTCACCAGCCGCCGCCGAGAATGCTCAGCAGGTCGACGTTTCCATGGATGCGAGTGTATTCGCCTGGTACCGAACAAGGGCACCATGGTGCCGAGCGAACCGAGCGTTGCAGCGTCCGTGTCGGTGCGAAGCAGGCGAAGGACTACGGATTCGCCGTGCAACGTGGGCACGGTGCTGACGCGGATGTCGAGTTCCGCCTCATTCAGGCGCATGCGGAGGCGCCCATCCTGGGGGCGACGTTGTTCGGCGATGTTGAGATCGGCCAGCAACTTCAACCGTGAGACGATGGCGGGTTGCATCTGCCGGGTCGGCGACTGCATCGCGTGCATCACGCCGTCGACGCGAATGCGCACGCTCATGCCCAAGGTCGCCGCC
This region includes:
- a CDS encoding transposase, with product HSSGGSVRRGAITKTGNAHLRRVLVEAGWAYRRGPATTGALRHRQADQPPGVVVLATKAQHRLCHRYRTLVAKGKPPLYVATLVARELLGFIWASGRRGRSRHGKHRGDGGPPPRGLMLHHG
- the tadA gene encoding Flp pilus assembly complex ATPase component TadA, with the translated sequence MAVKELAPGAAPGTRDALPDDMTGSRDQASFRSSLALESTFSPEYLRYYRVLPLSLENELRVAYNGDLQRDVEEHLAILYGRPLHKEHCELEMLQRAITASFDGTEVKRSARIEDERADDEGGSSIADARDLALQPPVIRLVNTIIRDAVRARASDVHFEAATLGMSVRIRVDGVMHAMQSPTRQMQPAIVSRLKLLADLNIAEQRRPQDGRLRMRLNEAELDIRVSTVPTLHGESVVLRLLRTDTDAATLGSLGTMVPLFGTRRIHSHPWKRRPAEHSRRRLVRTRVEAGPRAAARRPTEDHCALDARTQPRQPARTRPAIAVRAATARGATRPRAPPSAPGVCRALRRRRGSTPREQRGSMPASADRPRRVPRPLPPGATPRPRPRSARIKHEGRRPIRRGRMCQWLGFAILAHP